The sequence CGACGAAGGGCACGCTGGAGGCGCTGTCCCCGGGATAGAGGAACGACGACTCGTCGACCGCGCGGCCGTTCACCTCGATCCTCCCCTTCTTGTCGCAGCAGACCACATGGTCGCCCCCTACCCCGACCACACGCTTGACGTAGTCGGCGTTCCCGAAGTACCCGGTGCCGTCGAACACGATCACATCGCCGCGGCGTGGCTGGGCACCGAAACGGTACGCCAACTTATTTACGAGAACGCGGTCCCCGATCCTCAAGCCCTGCTCCATGGATCCGCTCGGAATCTGGAACGGTTGCACCACGAAAGCGTTGAGGAGCAGCAAAAACGCCAGGCCGGCGAAGAGGGTGAGGGTGATCCAGCCGCCGGGCAGCCACTCGGTGATCCGCGACACCAACGCGAAACGCGACCGTCCCTCCGGCCCCGGGGATTCCGGGTGGGAGGAGCGGTCGCGTTCCGTCGGCTGTGCTTCGGTGTCCATCGGGGCGAGATGCTATCCCGCCTCGCTATGGACGCCTCGAGAGCACTCAGCTCTCGCGCTTCTCCTTGATCTTCGCGGCCTTGCCGCGCAGCTCACGGAGGTAGTACAGCTTGGCGCGGCGGACGTCACCACGGGTGACCAGCTCGATCTTCTCGACGATCGGGGTGTGCACCGGGAAGGTGCGCTCGACGCCGACGGAGAACGAGACCTTGCGGACCGTGAAGGTCTCGCGGACACCGGAGCCCTGGCGACGGATCACAACGCCCTTGAACTGCTGCACACGGGAGCGGTTGCCCTCGATGACGCGGACGTGGACGTTGACGGTGTCACCCGGGCGGAAGGCGGGGACGTCGCTGCGCAGCGACGCGGCGTCGACGGAGTCGAGCAGGTGAGACATTTCGTCTGCTTTCTTCGCTGATGCCACAGGTCATCAACGGAAACTAGGTGTACAAGAGGTCTGCCGTGCGGGTCGGGACGGGCGTCGTGTCCCCCTGTGGCAGGGGCGCACGCCGGACGGGCGCACAACAGCGGTCTATTGTTCCATGCCCCCGGCCCGCCGCCAAAATCGGCCGTACGGTTCTCCTTCGGGGTCCGGTTCCCAGCCCAGGATCGAGAGCATCTCGCGGTCCTTCTTGTCGAAGGCCTTGGGGTCGCAGCGCTCGATCAGGTCGGGCCGGTTGGCGGTCGTACGCTTCAGGGCCTCGTCGCGGCGCCAGCGGGCGATCTTGCCGTGGTGGCCGCTGAGCAGCACGTCGGGGATGTCCCGGCCGCGCCAGACGGGCGGCTTGGTGTAGACGGGGCCTTCCAGGAGGCTCGCCATGGCGCCGGGCGCGAAGGAGTCGTCGCGGTGGGACTCGGCGTTGCCGAGAACACCGGGCAGCAGCCGCGCCACGGCCTCCGTGATGACGAGTACGGCCGCCTCGCCGCCGGCCAGGACGTAGTCACCGATGGAGACCTCGTAGACGGGCACACGGGTCGCGTACTCGTCCATCACACGCCGGTCGATGCCCTCGTAGCGGGCCGGCGTGAAGATCAGCCAGGGACGCTCGGAGAGTTCGACGGCCAGCTCCTGGGTGAAGGGGCGGCCGCTGGGGGTGGGGACGATGATCGCGGGGGCCTGGGCGCCC comes from Streptomyces sp. FXJ1.172 and encodes:
- the trmD gene encoding tRNA (guanosine(37)-N1)-methyltransferase TrmD, coding for MRLDVVTIFPEYLEPLNVSLVGKARARGQLGVHVHDLRAWTYDRHNTVDDTPYGGGPGMVMKTDPWGDALDTVLADGYETGAQAPAIIVPTPSGRPFTQELAVELSERPWLIFTPARYEGIDRRVMDEYATRVPVYEVSIGDYVLAGGEAAVLVITEAVARLLPGVLGNAESHRDDSFAPGAMASLLEGPVYTKPPVWRGRDIPDVLLSGHHGKIARWRRDEALKRTTANRPDLIERCDPKAFDKKDREMLSILGWEPDPEGEPYGRFWRRAGGMEQ
- the rplS gene encoding 50S ribosomal protein L19; the protein is MSHLLDSVDAASLRSDVPAFRPGDTVNVHVRVIEGNRSRVQQFKGVVIRRQGSGVRETFTVRKVSFSVGVERTFPVHTPIVEKIELVTRGDVRRAKLYYLRELRGKAAKIKEKRES
- the lepB gene encoding signal peptidase I, yielding MDTEAQPTERDRSSHPESPGPEGRSRFALVSRITEWLPGGWITLTLFAGLAFLLLLNAFVVQPFQIPSGSMEQGLRIGDRVLVNKLAYRFGAQPRRGDVIVFDGTGYFGNADYVKRVVGVGGDHVVCCDKKGRIEVNGRAVDESSFLYPGDSASSVPFVVVVPDGTLFVLGDHRSDSSDSRDHLGSPGGGMIPVGDVIGRADWIIWPYTHWTHLTRPDAYARVPAAGGAHG